The Dreissena polymorpha isolate Duluth1 chromosome 2, UMN_Dpol_1.0, whole genome shotgun sequence nucleotide sequence taaatacttttttcaacttatttttaaaagcaaaaaaagttCTAAGCGACATTTAGTGACTTGAAAAAGTAATGAAAATTCTCACTTAATAGCAAATATTTGAAATTGAATACTTTTAACATTTGTATTAaggtatgtttaaaatatatttgaaaaaatacttATAGCCATTTTTGCTCTAAACAGATagcataaatatattgtttttatataattttataatgcTTAATATTCTATATGTCAATTGATGTTAGTTTACTCTTAATATTCATTTCTTTGCAGTTGTTTTTTGTCTAAACATAGGAGATGTACAAAAGTATTTTGTCAAATGtctcaaaaacattaaaaaaatgttttgaattcacaacaaacaataaataataagattttttttgttgTGAGTGTGTCCAACAATTAGTATCTAGTTAGAAATGGTGCATTGGGGAAACTTCTGTGATAGTACAATACGTTGTTCATTcctttctgattttttttataatgtgtagttttcaattaattttgcaACATTCTATCATTATTTGTGAAATTAATTCATGCTTTGGCATATATTTAGCGTATTGTGTAAGCCTAAGTCATGTCATTATACAAcacaatttataccaaattaattaacaattttatattgaaatgtaatatttcatttaacatcaAAACTATTAGTTAAGTGCATTCTTAGTTTTACTTACAGTAAATGCAGTATGTCTTGACATTTTTATAGAAAGTACACAATCAGAAGTCAAgcacacaacaacaacatgcacCATCAAACTTTTTCCACTGAACACTAGTATTAGCATGGTGTTGTACATGTACGTCGGATGAACCGTAAAACACATAGTTACTTGAGAAGGGGCTTTTCCACTGGGATAACTGAACTGTTATCAGGAAATTATTAGGCATGATAATCAGGCATGATAATCAAATTATCATGATTGGTATACATTTACATCATTCAGTTGTTTGATTTCAACTGAACAGAATTGTAACCCTCTGATGAACAACCACTGACACACATAGCAAATCACATCATTCCTAAATCGTTACTTATTGTTCATCATCTACTGACACAGAAacaaagcaaatcacatcaccAATAAATGGTTACTTATTGTTGTACATTCACTggcacagataccaagcaaatcgcATCACCCCTGAATGGCTTCTTATTGTTGTACATTCACTGGCACAAATACCAAGCAAATCGCATCACCCCTGAATGGTTACTTATTGTTGTACATTCACTggcacagataccaagcaaatcgcATCACCCCTGAATGGCTTCTTATTGTTGTACAATCATTGGCACATACACCAAGCAAATCGCATCACCACTGAATGGCTTCTTATTGTTGTACATTCACCGGCAGATATACCAAGCAAATCGCATCACCCCTGAATGGCTTTTTATTGTTGTACATCCACCGGCACATATACCAAGCAAATCGCATCACCCCTGAATGGCTTCTTATTGTTGTACATCAACTggcacagataccaagcaaatcgcATCACCCCTGAATGGCTTCTAATTGTTGTACATTCACCGGCAcatataccaagcaaatcacatcactcctGAATAGCTACTTATTAACCACTGGCATCCACAGGCACATAAAGTAAGCAAATCACATCACTACTTAATTGGAAACTAACTGATTAGCAATCACCGACACAGATACCAAGTTAATCATATCACTCCAGAATGGACATTAACTGATTGACATCCACTGGCACAGATACATGTACTAAGCAAATCACATCACAACAGAACTGAAACTAACTGATTAACAACATTTGACACAAATTCCACCCAAATCACATCTCTCTTGAATGGCAACTTACTGATCTACATCCATAAGCACACTTACAAATCAAATCTCATCACATCAGAATGGAAGCCAACTGATTCACGGTTTATTTTCAGAGTTTCCTAAAAATCCATGTCTTTCCAGAAAAGTACTtatttgaccaacgagttcacaTCTCACCTCAGAAACAAATTCAGTATTGGTAAATACCATAATATCAACCAAATTGctgttaagtttttttaatttatatatcatAACTGTTATGTTTAACTTTCATTATGAAGTTGTATACAATAAACTAGGTTCTAGGTAATTTTGAGAGAAGTATACAAAGATTTCAGGTATAAGCAATTTAAGAATTACACAacttaatattcaataaataattatataaaacatagaaacaacttctttgtttttaaaaaaatctattcactcaacgtttcggtcaatttagaccttcatcaggagtaaacattttgttatttaataaaggaAATGACGTCACAATCACATGACGTCAATTGCAACAACGTCAAAGTGTTACATACTATTTGgcgttaaaattaacatataaccaaaataatatacaacatcattataaaaagcatacagttcatatatgtatattttatctaATTAACTAGATTATTAAAGTAGGATcagttatgatacaaaattacTGGAAAAATGCAGTTTGAATGCGAAAATGTTGAATGAACCAGTAAAAACTACCTTAAAACTAGAAAATTAGAAGAGAACTTTAGAATTCATACCTAGGGGAGCTATAGTTCCTAGGTAATGCATCCAAGAACATTCTTTTAATTGGCGTTTccagttattttgtatttgttcaatagGAACAAAAGAAAAATCATCAATGCTATGTCCAGCCGAATTAAAATGTTCTGAGACATTAGTTAGACAGTCGGgaaaatgtttaatgtcaaatttatggctattCATTCTTTGACTACATTTTTGATTAGTTTGACCAACATATTGTTTTAGACATTTTTTACACGTAATCAAGTAAATAACACTTGATGAAGcacaatttaaattattcttaataGTAAATTGTTTACCCAATGTAGAGCTGGTAAAACCATTTGTTTctgtaatataattacaatgtgTGCATCGTTTTCTGTTTCTATTATTATTAAGATTTGTATGTACTAAGATATCCTGTAAGTTTCTGGGTCTTTTGAACGCCACTAATGGCTTATGACTATATACTTGTTTCACACTCTCATTAAGAGATAACTTAAGCAGATTCCAGTAGTTGTTAAGAATTTTCCCAATGTTGGGCAGTGAAGGGTTGTAAGTACATACAAATGGGATAATTTTCATATTAGCTGACTTTTTAACACTAACTTCTAGTGCATCTTCCATAGATAGCATGGACGCTTTTTTAGCGCTTTGTCTATTACCTCTTTTGGATAATTACGTgcaagaaaaatatcatttagaTGAGTCAGTTTTTTTGTATAGGTATCATTATTAGAAGTGATCCTTCTATAACGTTTAGCctgtgaaaatgaaatattagCTTTACAAAACATAGGATGGCATGaagaatattcaatatattgatgACAATTAGTATTCTTTTCATGAACTGATGTATGAATGCAACCTTTTTCATCCTTAGCAATATTAACATCTAAAAAAACAGCACTTTCCTTAGAAAAATTgtatgtaaatttaattgtttgatgAAAACTATTAATTTCTCTGAGGAAATTTATAAGCTCTTTTTCGGAATGGTTCCAAATCATGAAAATGTCATCAAGAAATCTTAGCCATATAACAGGCTTAAACTGGCAATTTTTTAAgaaattttcttcaaattgaCCCATAAATAAAGATGCATAACTTGGTGCCATTTTTGTACCCATGGCAGTGCCTAAGACTTGCGCATAATCAACATCATTAAATTGAAAATGATTTTTGGTTAAAACTAGTTTTACAAGTTCTGATACTGAAGTaataaaagattcagatttattattttttcgtaaAAAATAGTTACATGCTTTTATACCATCATCATGAGGGATATTACTGTAAAGTGAAGATACATCTAATGTAACTAAGTACGAATCGGTTGTTAAGCCTTGCAAACTATGTAATTTCTTAATAAAATCAGAAGTGTCTTTAACATAAGATGGTAAACATTCCATGTAAGgctttaaaattttgtcaatatgGAATGAAATATTTTCAGTTAAACTATTACAGCCTGATATAATTGGTCTACCTGGAAAGCCTAATGGTAGTTTAGTATCATGCACTTTATGAACTTTAGGTAATAAATAAAAGAGCGATGTACGGCTCTCTTTAGATGGGCAATCAATAGTTTTTACGACATACTCTATATCTTTTCGAAACTGTTCATGTGGATTCTCACTAAGTACCTCGTAGTATGTGCTGTTGTTGAGTTGTCGTTGGGCTTCAGCAATGTAATCTTCTCTGTTCATTATTACAATTTTGGATcctttgtcagattttttaatcaCAATATTGTCATCTTGGCTTAAAGATTTCAAAGCTACCTAATATTCAAATTTTGATCACTTTACCGTGATAGTTTTATTCTTCTTGTTTTCTAAAACAAGATATTGTACATTAAGAAATTAGACAGAGCTCAAAACAAATTTAGTATGCTCACATCTCTTTGaaattcatttcaaattaaaCTAGCTTTTCTGCAATTATGCTTCATAAATTATGGATGAATAAAACAGAATGTTAAATAGCGCTTCAATGCttattaaattgtcaaaaaaggTAATTATTAATGTTACACATGAAAAgaataatttaagaaaattagTAAATATCCAAATTCAGTGCGAAAAAGATCTAAGTGAACAATTTATTCAATATTTGTTACTagttttcatcaattacaaaacATTATCTGTTCTGGAggtttcaaaaatacaatttttttttgtatatatattcctcaaatattgataaaagtttcatttagatttttTCTTTACGCTTACTACCTGAATGCGAAAGAGCTCTAAGTAGCACTTTACTGCACATAGAACCTTTTCgcacaaaaaaaatatatttaatttcacttAGAGCTGTAGGAAAAATTTctataatactttttatttgattgcctggaactaagatattttaatacatgatggGCATGGGTGTTgcgatacaaaatatacaaaaaagtcattttgtgaaaaaatgtcagttAGAGCCGTCTCGCTTTCACCCCTCGAAATGCTAATTTTCTTGAATAGAAATGTCGACTTATACATATTAGCGATTGGGAAAAGAACTATTAATGGTTATGAATTGTCTTTGTACATGGCTAATAATATGCTCtaggaaataaaataaattgttgagGACTATAATTTGAAGTTAAATAGTCGCTGtaaagtttttaaatatttttattaaaattcaaagTTAAGCAGGTGAGGCAGACCTACACATACTTCTTTCTAGAATCAGTGGAATGAACTTTCCAAGATCATATTTTCCCACCCTTCATTTTAAATTGCTCTGGTATCTTTAGATATCCAAAATGTATGTCAAGCAAGTATAGcgatgaaataaaattgtttttttaaatacttacttgaaatttaaacagcaaacaactttataaacaattgttgtttttcgttctttaaaactattttagaaaatACGGCTAATCACATGTTTACTTAGCTTACATTCGCGTTTTTAAAGGTGacgatgttttatgttatatgggattttttttatcgaaTTCCTTATAAATATCATGTAAGAAGAAGAGTGTGTTTTAAATGTACTATTCTTTTCTTTCGTTAATTACAGACACGTAAGAAACGCCCGTGTTCATCTATTTTCCATTGTAACTTTAAACTACTGACTTTCATTCACTTCCCTGACCGCTCAATGTTTGCAGAAACTACGTATCTGGTCTTTATTCAATAATAATACCATGTTAAGCCTGGCTAATTTTAAAGAATAGACGTTCCTTAATTAAGATATAAACAAATGCGTTCCATCGTCCtatgatttcattttgtttcaaGCGGGTATACAAgatcttaaaatatttcaaaacgaATACAAAGTTCGTTTACAAAACTAGACAAAAAGTCCAGAACAAGTAGTTCCAGAATATCAAAGAAATAAGCGTCTTGTGCAATAGCAAATAATTCATTTATGAAAGATACGTACCTGTTGGAAAATCGACACTTAACTATGGATAATAATTTGGCGGAGTAACAGACATATTACACACTTTTTGGTCCTACAACATGTGCGACTAAATGCGCTGTTTAAGGCGTTCACTGATCGTTAGGAAGTTCATTTAAGTAAAACAGCGTTTGATTCATTGCACcattatacaattattaattgGTTGTATAGAATATGTCTCGTATATTTACAAAGTTTGTTTGAAGAATATGACCATTGTAGATACCACGTATGCTTTTCTCTTGATAAAAATTTGTCACAATATCTATGCCGAGTTCTAATATGGTACGTCATAAATTGAACGAATTACATCTTGTAATCACCGTGTTACCACTCTAGATACCACTTGTATTAATCAATCgagataaaacttggtcagaatgtttctcTTGACAATGCTTTGACAAATCTGTGTCAAAAACAAGATCTCCGTTTGCATTTCAAATTcaaattctttgaaaaaacattattaccatTTTAGAAGCGACATACAATATCGTTtataattcactcgtgatcatagaaaaaatattttttcacgagTATCGCaacactcgtggctgcgccactcgtgaaaatgttattttctatgatcgctcgtgaattaaaatcgataacccaccgaatccaacaaatatcctctatgtaaacatttttttaccgTCATACggtttacatatttgttttgagATGTGATAAAATAAAGTATAGGTTGTTTGGTTTTGAAGGTATAATATTTTTAACCGGTACACATCTTTTTGTTCATTAATAATGGTTTGCGACATGACACATTTACATGTCAAGTAGTATATTGAAGTTTGATAATTGTTCATTCCACTTGTTACAGCAATAAATGCGTTTATTAACATgtctttataattgtaaaattaacGCCAATTATATTTAGGGGCAATATTCGACTATGATTTCCATATAAAACCGAACAATATTGACataatcgtattttgttttatgtCCTCCGTATTGATTATTTAGTTTGAGAACAGACCGCACACGTGATGAGTTTATTTCCGTCGTACGGTGGACACTTCAGTGCACCGCACACAGCCTTCACAAAATACAGCAAGGCTCCGTTCTGGTCGCCAGAATTGCTCCCTTCTGCAACCGTCGCCTCTGAATCTACGCAGATAAATTCTTTGCTGCCGGCGTGACTTTGATACGATGTCATCAGGTATCCGTAGTACTCAAGTTTCCACCCTTCGTAGCAAATATTCCTTCCTGGGATCATCATGGTCGCTCCTCTGGATCTACACGCTGCACAAGGAACATCGTTGTCATGGAGATTCGTCCAGATATTTGCCGACTTGGTCTCGTATTCTGAACCATGTATTATACCAACGTTAGATGCCGTTGGACTTCCGTTAGCCCAGATTGGTTCCTTGGATAGACATAGATAGTTCACGCCACTTCCTGTGTGAGTATAATGGGAACCTGCCACAAATCCGTCATAGATGAACGAAGACCCTGTTGGACACGTATCTTGGCCCCAGCGTGTATACACGGATCCAACTTGATCTTTCACTTCCTCCGTTAGTCGGATACTGTCTGCAAAACAAAGAACATTATCTttacactgcggggaatcacgtgatcacaaaagtacatcgtacgcacaaaatggcggaaaaagctctcgcttaatgacgaaaatcaaggtattctcatattttatagtttcaaaataaatgataactatgcgcagagtacccgcttagtcgccttatgtactctggtaattgtcgtttttcttagatttctgtagttttctcaaacattccgGAACAATAagcaatgaaaattgtacatcgtctgaacataatttattttgacgtgtttgctattcaagacgacaaacaacgaaacaaatacaacattttttggttgataacatgcttagagtatttcgtacaaggttttgcagattgtttaagcttttttagatctgtggcgaggaatttttaaaatagtacatcgtctgaactttttttgtttgagtacatcggcTTAACGCATCTGAattgcttctgtttttacttttaatgcgatgtttatcataataaaattgtaataacatctgtgatcagccaataactttatttatgacgctagtattcttttaattttactacaaaaattCATAGACAAAGAAATCCTAAATGCCcatctgtgaatgtgtgtttattcaatgtgttaaaaatttatttgctgttatattgtcaactgtatgctattatatttaaatttcagaactgagatAAGATTGTAACACACAAGGTCCACGAAGTCTTTGCCAACAGCAAATTGAATCCAGTAACGTTCTACATAGCGATGGGCAAATAAATTAAGCCATCAATATGAAATGGACAAATTACACTggattgcttttgattgtttcatattgagaattaaacataatgaacggaatgaaacaagcttcagtaagggcaattttataactgcactaccatgaccacgaatacttgtgctaaggtacagctggcttggtttggacacgtctccaggcacgaatctctgtgcaagactTTTCTCTATGGCAAGttagagggaggtcgacgccgaggccgtcagaataaaagctggatggataatgtaagagtggacatcccttcccatggatgaatttCATCTAAGCAGCTCACAACAGacttgactggaggaggatttttGTATTGCTGTCCCTCATGTCCCCCCAACAGCCGAACCGGTCAAGGGGTTGATGAGAAAATTATCACCGtgatatgactttaataaatcttgagaatgactgtgataaagaatttttttaaactaacagtcatatatttgaatttgtgaacatgccAATTTATGTACTGTATATGTGCATAATATTTACCTCTCTGACTATGACGTAACGAATAGGAAGTACTGGAAATTTAGTTTagtgaaaataaaaattacatttgtttcataaagCATATAACGTTaagtttcttatttttagctcacctgagcacaaggtgttcatggtgtgcttttaggatcatttgtccttaatgcgttgtcaacattttccttgtttacactctacagGTAACATTCATTGCTTGATTGCCATGAAAATTGGTATGAAaagttgtcccaatgatatctttttcgtgttcgaaactgggtcacaccaggtcaaaacctaggtcacttggtcaaagtaAAGACAACGATTGTTAGCACTAGAATCCACATTTATcgttcaatcttcttgaaacttcgTCAAAacgtatgtcttaatgatatatcagctttctttgaaaatggttctggttcgttgaaaaagatggcctccaggggggggggggcatttttgctcacattgctatagtaaaaccttttaaatactcgagaagtcacatttatacttcaatcttcatgaaactttgtccgaacatttgttgttatgatacctCGGCTGAATTCGAAAATTATaactgtccgttgaaaaacacggccactagggagcggggcagttaaccttgtatggctatagcaaaaccttgttaacactatcgttTATGAAAAAAACTTGCTGCACTGATGTTGTTCATTGGTACTTGTATCTGACAATGTAGAAAATACTCTAAGCACTAGTTGTAATGCACCACATGCTGAAGTGTACAcatgcataatttcaacattttGCAAGGCTATCAACATCAGTATATTCTGTTATGAAGACATTCATGTACCgggtataatatatataaaatagataatagATATAAAAGTCCTCAAAAAGCTTAAATCCAGTAAATTCCTCTCGAGTATCAAATATACTTGTGTAAAGAgtatttgctgttttttgttatataaataacaaccttTTTTCGAGCATGACTtgtatttaatttgataaatttaatttaataaaattaaacactatgtaaacatgttaaataatacaggattttgtgttttctgatcataTAACGGAACGTCATTTTgacgaaaaatcgcttggctgatcacagatgttattacaattttattatgataaacatcgcattaaaagtaaaaacagaagcaatTCAGATGATATGATAAACTCAAGAcagttcagacgatgtactcaaacaaaaaacgttaagacgatgtactattttccaaatttctcgccacagatctaaaaaagcttaaacaacgttcaaaaccttgtacgaaatattctaagcatgttatcaaCCACAACATGTTgcatttatttcgttgtttgtcgtcttgaatgtcaaaataaagtatgtccagacgatgtacaattttcattgtttattgttcctgaatgtttgagaaaactacagaaatctaagaaaaacgacaattaccagagtaatTACCAACGTGATTCCCAGCAGTGTTAAaggtcattaaaacaaatgtatccTTAATCAGTGTACGTGTATAATGTATGGTTACTTTAAATAAAGTCCTTTTGCTTTTTgattatacattttattgttCGGCACATTATGTCAATAGTGATGTTAGTGACGCCGTTTGTTCTAAAGAGGTAACGaaatgttttcccaaaacgaaacAGCAAACAAAGAACCATCACAATTAGACATGTAAATATTATCGATATATTGtcttaattta carries:
- the LOC127868480 gene encoding short-chain collagen C4-like isoform X2; its protein translation is MFVASTVCFLVFMYVASVACRADREPECSRFHYEEQLLEKMVRMEFNVERIQQRLDSVSESCAKLDDSIRLTEEVKDQVGSVYTRWGQDTCPTGSSFIYDGFVAGSHYTHTGSGVNYLCLSKEPIWANGSPTASNVGIIHGSEYETKSANIWTNLHDNDVPCAACRSRGATMMIPGRNICYEGWKLEYYGYLMTSYQSHAGSKEFICVDSEATVAEGSNSGDQNGALLYFVKAVCGALKCPPYDGNKLITCAVCSQTK
- the LOC127868480 gene encoding short-chain collagen C4-like isoform X1, with the translated sequence MFVTSTVCFLVFMYVTSVACRADREPECSRFHYEEQLLEKMVRMEFNVERLQQQLDSMSEVVAKLEGIRKQLTDSTRLTEEVKDQVGSVYTRWGRDSCPTGATFIYDGLVAGSHYTHTGSGVNYLCLSKEPIWANGSPTASNVGIIHGSEYETKSANIWTNLHDNDVPCAACRSRGATMMIPGRNICYEGWKLEYYGYLMTSYQSHAGSKEFICVDSEATVAEGSNSGDQNGALLYFVKAVCGALKCPPYDGNKLITCAVCSQTK